The following coding sequences are from one Streptomyces dengpaensis window:
- the rpoZ gene encoding DNA-directed RNA polymerase subunit omega: protein MSSSITAPEGIINPPIDELLEATDSKYSLVIYAAKRARQINAYYSQLGEGLLEYVGPLVDTHVHEKPLSIALREINAGLLTSEAVEGPAQ from the coding sequence GTGTCCTCTTCCATCACCGCGCCCGAGGGCATCATCAACCCTCCGATCGACGAGCTCCTCGAGGCCACCGACTCGAAGTACAGCCTCGTGATCTACGCGGCCAAGCGTGCCCGTCAGATCAACGCGTACTACTCGCAGCTCGGCGAGGGCCTCCTCGAGTACGTCGGTCCGCTCGTCGACACCCACGTCCACGAGAAGCCGCTGTCGATCGCCCTGCGGGAGATCAACGCGGGTCTGCTGACGTCCGAGGCCGTTGAGGGCCCCGCGCAGTAA
- the coaBC gene encoding bifunctional phosphopantothenoylcysteine decarboxylase/phosphopantothenate--cysteine ligase CoaBC: MDKPKVVLGVSGGIAAYKACELLRRLTESGHDVRVVPTESALHFVGAATWSALSGHSVSTEVWSDVHEVPHVRIGQHADLVVVAPATADMLAKAAHGLADDLLTNTLLTARCPVVFAPAMHTEMWEHQATQENVATLRRRGAVVIEPAVGRLTGVDTGKGRLPDPGEIFEICRRVLARGVTEPDLAGRHVVISAGGTREPLDPVRFLGNRSSGKQGYALARTAAARGARVTLIAANTGLPDPAGVDVVQVGTAVQLREAVLKAASDADAVVMAAAVADFRPATYAAGKIKKKDGQEPEPIVLIRNPDILAEISADRPRPGQVVVGFAAETDDVLANGRTKLERKGCDLLVVNEVGEGKTFGSEENEAVVLGADGSETPVPYGPKEALAETVWDLVTPRLR; the protein is encoded by the coding sequence GTGGACAAGCCGAAGGTCGTGCTGGGGGTCAGCGGTGGCATCGCCGCGTACAAGGCCTGTGAGCTGCTGCGCAGGCTGACGGAGTCGGGCCACGACGTACGCGTCGTACCCACCGAGTCGGCGCTGCACTTCGTCGGCGCTGCCACCTGGTCCGCGCTGTCCGGACACTCCGTGTCCACCGAGGTCTGGTCGGACGTGCACGAGGTTCCGCACGTCCGCATCGGGCAGCACGCCGATCTGGTGGTCGTGGCCCCGGCGACGGCCGACATGCTGGCCAAAGCGGCCCACGGCCTGGCCGACGACCTCCTCACGAACACCCTGCTCACCGCCCGCTGTCCGGTCGTTTTCGCGCCCGCCATGCACACCGAGATGTGGGAGCACCAGGCCACCCAGGAGAACGTGGCGACGCTGCGCCGCCGTGGCGCCGTCGTCATCGAGCCCGCTGTGGGCCGCCTGACCGGCGTCGACACCGGCAAGGGGCGGCTGCCCGATCCCGGAGAGATCTTCGAGATCTGCCGCCGGGTGCTCGCGCGGGGCGTGACCGAGCCCGATCTCGCCGGCCGGCACGTCGTCATCAGCGCGGGCGGCACGCGCGAGCCGCTCGACCCGGTCCGCTTCCTCGGCAACCGCTCCTCCGGCAAGCAGGGGTACGCCCTCGCCCGCACCGCTGCCGCGCGGGGCGCCCGGGTCACGCTGATCGCCGCGAACACCGGGCTGCCGGACCCGGCGGGCGTGGATGTCGTGCAGGTCGGAACCGCCGTGCAGCTGCGCGAGGCGGTGCTGAAGGCGGCCTCGGACGCCGACGCCGTGGTGATGGCCGCGGCGGTGGCTGACTTCCGCCCGGCAACGTACGCGGCCGGAAAAATCAAGAAGAAGGACGGCCAGGAACCGGAACCGATCGTTCTGATCCGGAATCCTGACATCCTCGCGGAGATCTCGGCGGACCGGCCGCGCCCCGGCCAGGTCGTCGTCGGCTTCGCCGCCGAGACGGACGACGTCCTCGCCAACGGTCGTACGAAGCTGGAGCGCAAGGGATGCGACCTCCTCGTCGTGAACGAGGTGGGGGAGGGCAAGACCTTCGGTTCCGAGGAGAACGAGGCAGTGGTGCTGGGAGCCGACGGCAGTGAGACCCCCGTGCCGTACGGACCCAAGGAAGCTCTGGCCGAGACTGTGTGGGATCTGGTGACGCCCCGTCTGAGGTGA
- the metK gene encoding methionine adenosyltransferase — MSRRLFTSESVTEGHPDKIADQISDTILDALLREDPTSRVAVETLITTGLVHVAGEVTTKAYAPIAQLVRDKILEIGYDSSKKGFDGASCGVSVSIGSQSPDIAQGVDTAYEQRVEGDEDELDRQGAGDQGLMFGYATDETPNLMPLPIHLAHRLSRRLSEVRKNGTIPYLRPDGKTQVTIEYDGDKAVRLDTVVVSSQHASDIDLDSLLAPDIREFVVEPELRALLDDGIKLDTEGYRLLVNPTGRFEIGGPMGDAGLTGRKIIIDTYGGMARHGGGAFSGKDPSKVDRSAAYAMRWVAKNVVAAGLASRCEVQVAYAIGKAEPVGLFVETFGTAKVDAEKIETAIAEVFDLRPAAIIRDLDLLRPIYSQTAAYGHFGRELPDFTWERTDRVEALRAAAGL; from the coding sequence GTGTCCCGTCGCCTGTTCACCTCGGAGTCCGTGACCGAAGGTCACCCCGACAAGATCGCTGACCAGATCAGTGACACCATTCTCGACGCGCTTCTGCGAGAGGACCCGACCTCCCGGGTCGCCGTGGAAACGCTGATCACGACCGGCCTGGTGCACGTGGCCGGCGAGGTCACGACCAAGGCGTACGCGCCGATCGCCCAGCTGGTCCGCGACAAGATCCTGGAGATCGGTTACGACTCGTCGAAGAAGGGCTTCGACGGAGCTTCCTGCGGTGTGTCGGTGTCGATCGGCTCGCAGTCTCCCGACATCGCGCAGGGTGTCGACACGGCGTACGAGCAGCGTGTCGAGGGCGATGAGGACGAACTGGACCGCCAGGGCGCCGGCGACCAGGGCCTGATGTTCGGGTACGCGACCGACGAGACCCCGAACCTGATGCCGCTCCCGATTCACCTCGCGCACCGCCTCTCGCGCCGCCTCTCCGAGGTCCGCAAGAACGGCACGATCCCCTACCTGCGCCCCGACGGTAAGACCCAGGTCACCATCGAGTACGACGGTGACAAGGCGGTCCGCCTGGACACGGTCGTGGTCTCCTCGCAGCACGCCTCGGACATCGACCTGGACTCCCTGCTGGCCCCCGACATCCGCGAGTTCGTGGTCGAGCCGGAGCTGCGGGCTCTGCTGGACGACGGCATCAAGCTGGACACCGAGGGCTACCGCCTCCTGGTCAACCCCACCGGCCGCTTCGAGATCGGCGGCCCGATGGGCGACGCCGGCCTGACCGGCCGCAAGATCATCATCGACACGTACGGCGGCATGGCCCGCCACGGTGGCGGCGCGTTCTCCGGCAAGGACCCGTCCAAGGTCGACCGCTCCGCGGCGTACGCGATGCGCTGGGTCGCGAAGAACGTCGTCGCCGCGGGCCTCGCCTCCCGCTGCGAGGTCCAGGTCGCCTACGCCATCGGCAAGGCCGAGCCCGTCGGTCTCTTCGTCGAGACCTTCGGCACCGCCAAGGTCGACGCGGAGAAGATCGAGACCGCCATCGCCGAGGTCTTCGACCTCCGCCCGGCGGCCATCATCCGCGACCTCGACCTGCTCCGCCCGATCTACTCCCAGACCGCCGCGTACGGCCACTTCGGCCGCGAGCTGCCCGACTTCACGTGGGAGCGGACGGACCGGGTGGAGGCGCTGCGCGCGGCTGCCGGTCTGTAG
- a CDS encoding primosomal protein N': protein MSSENRPGEGGAESAPPEQLALIREAVRKAKAPKAKPRTWRGATLAKELPVARVLVDKGVLHLDRYFDYAVPEELDEAAQPGVRVRVRFGAGGRHVREGRREGGGLIDGFLVERVAESDYAGPLAALAQVVSPEPVLGPELLGLARAVADRYAGSLADVLQLAVPPRHARAEARELPDAPPPPPPPDPGTWRRYGRGPEFLASLASGGAPRAVWTALPGPQWAEEIARAVQATLASGRGALVVVPAGRSAARVDAALSAHLGEGQHAVLTADAGQERRYREWLAVRRGAVRAVVGTRAAMFAPVRDLGLVVMWDDGDASHSDDNAPFPHVREVLELRAARDKCGFLLGSWSCTVEAAQLVESGWALPLVAEREQVRSAAPLVRTVGDGDLARDEAARAARLPTLAWQVVREGLRHGPVLVQVPRRGYVPRMACVQCRTPARCRHCAGPLGAQDAGALRCAWCGRDEAAWHCPECGGFRLRAQVVGARRTAEELGRAFPAVPVRTSGREQVLDTVSEAPALVVSTPGAEPVAEGGYAAALLLDGWAMLGRPDLRAGEDALRRWIGAAALVRPQGAGGTVVVVAEPTLRPVQALVRWDPVGHAVRELAERAELGFPPVSRMAAVSGTPEALAGFLAAAELPRDAEVLGPVPMLVTEAGRPRQAGGPPPGEYWERALVRVPPGSGAALAAALKTAQAARMARGGSEPVRIRIDPPDIG, encoded by the coding sequence GTGAGCAGCGAGAACAGGCCGGGGGAAGGCGGTGCGGAGAGTGCGCCGCCTGAGCAGCTCGCGCTGATTCGGGAAGCCGTTCGGAAAGCCAAGGCGCCCAAGGCGAAGCCGCGGACGTGGCGGGGGGCCACGCTGGCGAAGGAGTTGCCCGTCGCGCGGGTGCTGGTCGACAAGGGCGTGCTGCATCTCGACCGGTACTTCGACTATGCCGTGCCGGAGGAGCTGGACGAGGCCGCGCAGCCCGGGGTGCGGGTGCGCGTGCGGTTCGGGGCCGGAGGGCGCCATGTGCGGGAGGGGCGGCGTGAGGGCGGCGGGCTGATCGACGGGTTCCTCGTCGAGAGGGTCGCCGAGTCCGACTATGCCGGGCCGCTGGCCGCGCTCGCCCAGGTCGTGTCGCCGGAACCCGTGCTCGGGCCCGAGCTGCTGGGGCTCGCCCGGGCCGTCGCCGATCGGTATGCGGGCAGTCTCGCGGATGTGCTGCAGCTGGCCGTTCCGCCCCGGCATGCCCGGGCCGAGGCGCGGGAGCTCCCCGATGCTCCACCACCGCCTCCTCCGCCCGACCCGGGCACCTGGAGGCGGTACGGGCGCGGGCCGGAGTTCCTCGCCTCGCTCGCCTCCGGTGGGGCACCACGGGCCGTGTGGACCGCGCTGCCCGGGCCTCAGTGGGCCGAGGAGATCGCCCGGGCCGTGCAGGCGACGCTCGCCTCCGGGCGCGGGGCGCTGGTCGTCGTACCGGCCGGGCGGTCCGCCGCGCGCGTGGACGCGGCGCTCAGCGCCCACCTCGGGGAGGGGCAGCACGCCGTGCTGACCGCCGACGCCGGGCAGGAGCGGCGGTACCGGGAGTGGCTGGCCGTACGGCGGGGAGCCGTGCGCGCCGTCGTCGGTACGCGGGCCGCCATGTTCGCGCCCGTACGGGATCTCGGCCTGGTCGTCATGTGGGACGACGGCGACGCCAGTCACAGCGACGACAACGCTCCCTTCCCACATGTGCGGGAGGTGCTGGAGCTGCGCGCCGCGCGCGACAAGTGCGGTTTTTTGCTGGGGAGTTGGAGCTGCACGGTGGAGGCGGCGCAGCTCGTGGAGAGTGGCTGGGCGTTGCCGCTGGTCGCGGAGCGGGAGCAAGTGCGGAGCGCCGCGCCGCTGGTGCGGACCGTGGGGGACGGGGATCTCGCGCGGGACGAGGCCGCTCGGGCCGCGCGGCTGCCCACGCTCGCCTGGCAGGTCGTCAGGGAGGGGCTGCGGCACGGGCCCGTGCTCGTGCAGGTGCCGCGGCGGGGGTATGTGCCCCGGATGGCCTGTGTGCAGTGCCGGACGCCCGCCCGGTGCCGGCACTGCGCCGGTCCGCTGGGGGCGCAGGACGCGGGCGCGCTGCGGTGTGCCTGGTGCGGGCGGGACGAGGCGGCCTGGCACTGCCCCGAGTGCGGCGGGTTCCGTCTGCGGGCGCAGGTCGTGGGGGCGCGGCGCACCGCCGAGGAGCTGGGGCGGGCGTTTCCGGCGGTGCCGGTGCGCACGTCCGGGCGGGAGCAGGTGCTGGACACCGTCTCCGAGGCGCCCGCGCTCGTCGTGAGCACGCCGGGGGCGGAGCCCGTCGCCGAGGGCGGGTATGCCGCCGCGCTGCTGCTCGACGGCTGGGCGATGCTCGGGCGGCCCGATCTGCGGGCCGGTGAGGACGCGTTGCGGCGGTGGATAGGGGCGGCGGCGCTCGTACGCCCGCAGGGTGCCGGTGGCACCGTGGTCGTCGTCGCCGAGCCGACCCTGCGGCCCGTCCAGGCGCTCGTCAGGTGGGACCCCGTCGGGCATGCCGTACGAGAGCTCGCCGAGCGGGCCGAGCTGGGGTTTCCGCCCGTCTCGCGGATGGCGGCCGTCTCCGGGACGCCAGAGGCCCTCGCCGGGTTTCTCGCCGCGGCCGAACTGCCGCGCGATGCCGAGGTGTTGGGGCCGGTGCCGATGCTCGTCACGGAGGCGGGGAGACCCCGGCAGGCCGGAGGGCCGCCGCCCGGTGAGTACTGGGAGCGTGCCCTTGTTCGCGTACCGCCGGGGAGCGGTGCCGCGCTGGCGGCCGCGCTGAAGACCGCGCAGGCGGCGCGGATGGCGCGCGGGGGGAGTGAGCCCGTACGGATCCGGATCGATCCGCCGGACATCGGGTGA
- the fmt gene encoding methionyl-tRNA formyltransferase — translation MKLVFAGTPEVAVPALDSLIASGRHEVAAVVTRPDAPAGRGRRLVASPVAERAEEAGIEVLKPVKPRDEEFLARLREIAPDCCPVVAYGALLPRVALDVPAHGWVNLHFSLLPAWRGAAPVQHAIMAGDEITGASTFLIEEGLDSGPVYGTVTEEIRPTDTSGDLLTRLAFAGAGLLAATMDGIEDGSLKAVPQPADGITMAPKITVEDAHIDWSAPALRVDRVVRGCTPAPGAWTVFRGERLKLIQVAPVPEHMELAPGELSVGKNNVYVGTGSYAVELLWVQAQGKKPMRAADWARGVRIPSGERVGV, via the coding sequence ATGAAGCTCGTCTTCGCAGGTACCCCCGAGGTCGCCGTTCCCGCTCTGGACTCCCTGATCGCCTCCGGGCGGCACGAGGTGGCCGCCGTCGTCACCCGGCCCGACGCACCCGCCGGGCGGGGGCGACGGCTTGTCGCGAGTCCGGTCGCCGAGCGGGCGGAGGAGGCCGGGATCGAGGTGCTGAAGCCGGTGAAGCCGCGGGACGAGGAGTTCCTGGCGCGGCTTCGGGAGATCGCGCCCGACTGCTGCCCCGTGGTCGCGTACGGGGCCCTGCTGCCTCGGGTCGCCCTCGACGTCCCCGCCCACGGCTGGGTCAATCTGCACTTCTCGCTGCTGCCCGCCTGGCGCGGCGCCGCCCCCGTGCAGCACGCGATCATGGCCGGCGACGAAATCACCGGTGCCTCCACCTTCCTGATCGAGGAGGGGCTCGACTCCGGGCCCGTGTACGGCACCGTCACCGAGGAGATCCGGCCCACCGACACCAGCGGGGACCTGCTCACGCGGCTCGCCTTCGCCGGCGCCGGATTGCTCGCCGCGACGATGGACGGGATCGAGGACGGCAGCCTCAAGGCCGTACCGCAGCCCGCCGACGGCATCACCATGGCGCCGAAGATCACCGTCGAGGACGCCCACATCGACTGGTCCGCCCCGGCGCTGCGCGTCGACCGGGTCGTGCGCGGGTGTACGCCCGCGCCCGGCGCGTGGACCGTCTTCCGGGGCGAGCGGCTCAAGCTCATCCAGGTCGCGCCCGTGCCCGAGCACATGGAACTCGCCCCGGGCGAGCTGTCCGTCGGCAAGAACAACGTGTACGTCGGCACCGGTTCGTACGCCGTCGAGCTGCTCTGGGTGCAGGCCCAGGGCAAGAAGCCGATGCGCGCCGCCGACTGGGCGCGCGGCGTGCGCATCCCCTCCGGGGAGCGGGTCGGCGTCTGA
- a CDS encoding RsmB/NOP family class I SAM-dependent RNA methyltransferase, protein MSEQSRRPRNPGKPYRRPQKDPVRMLAFEALRAVDERDAYANLVLPPLLRKAREKGNFDGRDAALATELVYGTLRRQGTYDAVIAACVDRPLREVDPPVLDVLSLGVHQLLGTRIPTHAAVSASVELARVVLGDGRAKFVNAVLRKVAQQDLDGWLEQVAPPYDEDPEDHLAVVHSHPRWVVSALWDSLGGGRAGIEDLLEADNERPEVTLVARPGRSTADELLDALGDEAALPGRWSPYAVRLTEGGEPGAIDAVREGRAGVQDEGSQLVALALANAPLDGPDKVWLDGCAGPGGKAALLAALAAERGAALLASEKQPHRAGLVAKALAGNPGPYQVIAADGTRPPWRPGTFDRVLMDVPCTGLGALRRRPEARWRRRPDDLEGFAPLQRGLLRTALDSVRVGGVVGYATCSPHLAETRAVVDDILKHYDGGSAELIDARPLLPGVPALGDGPDVQLWPHLHGTDAMYLALIRRTA, encoded by the coding sequence GTGAGTGAGCAGTCCCGACGGCCGCGCAACCCCGGCAAGCCCTACCGTCGTCCCCAGAAGGACCCGGTCCGCATGCTCGCCTTCGAGGCGCTGCGCGCGGTGGACGAGCGGGACGCGTACGCGAACCTCGTCCTGCCGCCGCTGCTGCGGAAGGCGCGCGAGAAGGGCAACTTCGACGGGCGGGACGCGGCGCTGGCCACCGAGCTGGTGTACGGGACGCTGCGCCGGCAGGGGACGTACGACGCCGTCATCGCCGCTTGTGTGGACCGGCCGCTGCGTGAGGTCGATCCGCCGGTGCTGGATGTGCTGAGCCTGGGCGTGCACCAGCTCCTCGGCACGCGCATCCCGACGCACGCCGCCGTGTCGGCCTCCGTCGAGCTCGCCCGTGTCGTGCTCGGCGACGGGCGGGCCAAGTTCGTCAACGCCGTACTGCGCAAGGTCGCGCAGCAGGATCTCGACGGCTGGCTCGAGCAGGTCGCGCCGCCCTACGACGAGGACCCCGAGGACCATCTCGCCGTCGTGCACTCGCACCCGCGCTGGGTCGTCTCCGCGCTGTGGGACTCGCTGGGCGGCGGCCGTGCCGGCATCGAGGACCTGCTCGAAGCCGACAACGAGCGGCCCGAGGTGACCCTCGTCGCCCGTCCCGGACGCTCCACCGCCGACGAACTCCTCGACGCCCTCGGCGACGAGGCCGCGCTCCCGGGCCGCTGGTCGCCGTACGCCGTCCGGCTCACCGAGGGCGGCGAGCCGGGCGCCATCGACGCCGTACGCGAGGGCCGTGCGGGCGTCCAGGACGAGGGCAGCCAGCTGGTCGCGCTCGCCCTGGCGAACGCGCCGCTCGACGGGCCCGACAAGGTCTGGCTGGACGGCTGCGCCGGACCCGGCGGCAAGGCCGCGCTGCTGGCCGCCCTGGCCGCCGAACGCGGCGCCGCCCTGCTCGCCTCCGAAAAGCAGCCGCACCGGGCGGGCCTGGTGGCGAAGGCGCTCGCGGGCAACCCCGGGCCCTACCAGGTCATCGCGGCCGACGGCACCCGTCCGCCGTGGCGGCCCGGCACCTTCGACCGCGTGCTCATGGACGTGCCCTGCACCGGTCTGGGCGCTCTTCGCCGCCGCCCCGAAGCCCGCTGGCGGCGCCGCCCCGATGACCTGGAAGGCTTCGCGCCGCTCCAGCGCGGGCTGCTGCGCACCGCGCTCGACTCGGTGCGGGTCGGCGGCGTCGTCGGGTACGCGACCTGCTCGCCGCACCTCGCCGAGACCCGCGCGGTCGTCGACGACATCCTCAAGCACTACGACGGCGGCTCCGCCGAGCTGATCGACGCCCGCCCGCTCCTGCCCGGCGTACCGGCCCTGGGCGACGGCCCCGACGTACAGCTGTGGCCGCATCTGCACGGGACGGACGCCATGTACCTGGCCCTGATCCGCCGGACGGCCTGA
- the rpe gene encoding ribulose-phosphate 3-epimerase: MAVQINPSILSADFARLAEEAKAVDGADWLHVDVMDNHFVPNLTLGVPVVESLARATDTPLDCHLMIEDPDRLAPQYVEAGAGSVTFHAEAAAAPVRLAREIRAKGARASMALKPATPIEPYEDLLPELDMLLIMTVEPGFGGQAFLDIMLPKIRRTRELISKHGLELWLQVDGGVSASTIERCAEAGADVFVAGSAVYGAADPADAVRALRTQAQAATAHAAWACDH, translated from the coding sequence ATGGCCGTGCAGATCAACCCCAGCATCCTGTCCGCCGACTTCGCCCGTCTTGCCGAGGAGGCAAAGGCGGTGGACGGCGCCGACTGGCTCCATGTCGACGTCATGGACAACCACTTCGTACCGAACCTCACACTCGGTGTGCCGGTCGTAGAGTCTCTCGCCCGTGCGACGGACACGCCGCTGGACTGCCACCTGATGATCGAGGACCCCGATCGGTTGGCGCCCCAGTACGTGGAAGCGGGTGCCGGTTCCGTCACCTTCCACGCCGAGGCGGCCGCCGCGCCGGTGCGGCTCGCCCGCGAGATCCGGGCCAAGGGCGCCCGAGCCTCCATGGCTCTCAAGCCCGCGACCCCCATCGAGCCGTACGAGGACCTGCTCCCCGAACTCGACATGCTGCTGATCATGACGGTCGAGCCCGGCTTCGGCGGCCAGGCGTTTCTCGACATCATGCTTCCCAAGATCCGCCGCACCCGGGAGCTGATCAGCAAGCACGGCCTCGAACTGTGGCTCCAGGTCGACGGCGGCGTCTCGGCATCCACCATCGAGCGGTGTGCGGAGGCGGGAGCTGACGTCTTCGTCGCCGGTTCCGCGGTGTACGGGGCCGCGGACCCGGCTGACGCGGTACGTGCATTGCGCACACAGGCTCAGGCCGCGACGGCCCATGCGGCGTGGGCGTGCGACCACTGA
- a CDS encoding sugar-binding transcriptional regulator, producing MNSSEEIAVSGMSAGRSAMRMGPAELVQAAAMARRFYLEGKSKIQIAEEFGVSRFKVARVLETALERDLVRIEIRVPAELDAERSDALRARYGLRHAVVVESPAEAEESPDPENLGEVAADLLGELVNEGDVLGLAWGRSTIHMAAALDRLPPCTVVQLTGVYDAGTAERGSVEAVRRAAQVAGGDAHPIYAPMLLPDAATAAALRNQTGIARAFEYFDKVTVACVSIGSWEPGISTVHDMLSDEEREHYASFGVAAEMSAHLFDAEGRRVGRDLGERCITVEADRLRRIPEVVAIAGGQRKAAAIDAVLRSGLVTSLVTDTSAADYLMTAGPTPRPALNRADPDGV from the coding sequence GTGAACAGCAGTGAGGAGATCGCCGTGTCGGGTATGTCGGCGGGCCGGTCAGCCATGCGGATGGGACCCGCTGAGCTGGTGCAGGCGGCGGCCATGGCCCGCCGCTTCTACCTCGAGGGCAAGTCCAAGATCCAGATCGCCGAGGAGTTCGGCGTCAGCCGCTTCAAGGTGGCCCGGGTCCTGGAAACCGCCCTCGAACGGGATCTCGTGCGCATCGAGATCCGTGTGCCGGCCGAACTGGACGCCGAGCGCTCCGACGCGCTCCGCGCCCGTTACGGCCTCAGGCACGCCGTCGTGGTCGAGTCCCCGGCCGAGGCCGAGGAGTCGCCCGACCCCGAGAACCTCGGCGAAGTCGCCGCCGACCTGCTCGGCGAGCTCGTCAACGAGGGCGATGTCCTCGGCCTCGCCTGGGGCCGCTCCACCATCCACATGGCGGCGGCCCTCGACCGGCTCCCGCCGTGCACGGTGGTGCAGCTGACGGGCGTGTACGACGCCGGGACCGCAGAGCGCGGTTCGGTGGAGGCGGTGCGCCGCGCCGCCCAGGTGGCGGGCGGGGACGCCCACCCGATCTACGCGCCGATGCTGCTGCCCGACGCGGCCACCGCGGCCGCGCTGCGCAACCAGACCGGGATCGCCCGCGCCTTCGAGTACTTCGACAAGGTCACGGTCGCGTGCGTGTCCATCGGCTCCTGGGAGCCGGGCATCTCGACGGTGCACGACATGCTCAGCGACGAGGAGCGCGAGCACTACGCGTCCTTCGGTGTTGCCGCCGAGATGTCCGCGCACCTCTTCGACGCCGAGGGCCGCCGGGTCGGCCGTGACCTGGGCGAGCGCTGCATCACGGTCGAGGCCGACCGGCTGCGCCGCATCCCGGAGGTCGTCGCCATCGCGGGCGGGCAGCGGAAGGCGGCCGCGATCGACGCGGTGCTGCGTTCCGGGCTGGTCACCAGCCTGGTGACGGACACGTCGGCCGCGGACTATCTGATGACGGCGGGGCCGACGCCACGCCCGGCCCTCAACCGGGCGGACCCGGACGGGGTGTGA
- a CDS encoding GuaB1 family IMP dehydrogenase-related protein, producing MRFLNDIQPPYDLTYDDVFMVPSRSAVGSRHDVDLSSPDGSGTTIPLVVANMTAIAGRRMAETVARRGGLVVIPQDIPIEVVTEVISWVKGRHLVLDTPIVLAPHQTVADALALLPKRAHNAGVVVDEDGRPVGVVTDADLSGVDRFTQLAEVMSKDLLLLDADIDPREAFHTLDGANRRYAPAVDADGKLAGILTRKGALRATLYTPATDADGKLRIAAAVGINGDVAGKAKQLLDAGVDTLVIDTAHGHQESMISAIRTVRALDPQVPIVAGNIVAAEGVRDLIEAGADIVKVGVGPGAMCTTRMMTGVGRPQFSAVMECAAEAKKYGKHVWADGGVRHPRDVAMALAAGASNVMIGSWFAGTYESPGDLQHDADGRPYKESFGMASARAVKNRTSEESVYDRARKALFEEGISTSRMFLDPVRPGVEDLIDSIIAGVRSSCTYAGANSLEEFAEKAIVGIQSAAGYAEGQPLHASWS from the coding sequence GTGCGTTTCCTCAATGACATCCAGCCCCCCTACGACCTGACGTACGACGACGTCTTCATGGTCCCCAGCCGTTCCGCGGTCGGCTCGCGCCATGATGTGGACCTCAGCTCCCCCGACGGGTCGGGCACCACGATCCCGCTGGTCGTCGCCAACATGACCGCCATCGCGGGCCGTCGGATGGCCGAGACCGTCGCCCGCCGCGGTGGCCTCGTCGTCATCCCGCAGGACATCCCGATCGAGGTCGTCACCGAGGTCATCTCCTGGGTCAAGGGACGTCACCTGGTGCTCGACACCCCCATCGTTCTCGCCCCCCACCAGACCGTCGCCGACGCGCTGGCGCTGCTGCCCAAGCGCGCGCACAACGCGGGTGTCGTCGTGGACGAGGACGGCCGCCCGGTCGGTGTGGTCACCGACGCCGACCTCTCCGGCGTGGACCGCTTCACGCAGCTGGCCGAGGTCATGTCGAAGGACCTGCTGCTCCTCGACGCGGACATCGACCCGCGCGAGGCGTTCCACACACTCGACGGCGCGAACCGCCGCTACGCCCCGGCCGTGGACGCGGACGGCAAGCTCGCGGGCATCCTGACCCGCAAGGGCGCCCTGCGTGCCACGCTCTACACCCCGGCCACCGACGCGGACGGCAAGCTGCGCATCGCCGCCGCCGTCGGCATCAACGGCGATGTCGCGGGCAAGGCGAAGCAGCTGCTCGACGCGGGCGTCGACACGCTCGTCATCGACACGGCGCACGGCCACCAGGAGTCGATGATCAGCGCGATCAGGACGGTGCGCGCGCTCGACCCGCAGGTGCCGATCGTCGCGGGCAACATCGTCGCCGCCGAGGGTGTGAGGGATCTCATCGAGGCGGGCGCCGACATCGTCAAGGTGGGCGTGGGCCCCGGTGCCATGTGCACCACCCGGATGATGACCGGCGTCGGCCGGCCGCAGTTCTCCGCCGTCATGGAGTGTGCCGCCGAGGCGAAGAAGTACGGCAAGCACGTGTGGGCCGACGGCGGGGTCCGTCACCCGCGTGACGTCGCCATGGCGCTGGCCGCGGGTGCGTCCAACGTCATGATCGGCTCCTGGTTCGCCGGGACGTACGAGTCCCCGGGCGACCTCCAGCACGACGCCGACGGGCGCCCGTACAAGGAGTCGTTCGGCATGGCGTCGGCCCGTGCGGTCAAGAACCGCACCAGCGAGGAGTCGGTGTACGACCGTGCCCGCAAGGCGCTGTTCGAGGAGGGCATCTCCACCTCGCGCATGTTCCTCGACCCGGTTCGCCCGGGTGTCGAGGACCTGATCGACTCGATCATCGCGGGCGTCCGCTCCTCCTGCACCTACGCGGGCGCCAACTCCCTGGAGGAGTTCGCCGAGAAGGCCATCGTCGGCATCCAGAGCGCGGCGGGCTACGCCGAGGGCCAGCCGCTGCACGCCAGCTGGAGCTGA